One window from the genome of Crassostrea angulata isolate pt1a10 chromosome 2, ASM2561291v2, whole genome shotgun sequence encodes:
- the LOC128172210 gene encoding protein ERGIC-53-like, whose translation MLSVLAVLFSVVFLTNGAQLKPRFEYKYSFKGPHLVQSNKSIPFWDYGGDAIAGDDNIRLAPSIRSKRGWVWTNQKTNFNQWSIECVFKVTGRGRVGADGLAIWFTEDKGQEGPVFGNQDMWRGLGVFMDSFDNDGQHNNPYIMAMVNDGTQQYDHQSDGSQQQLGGCLRDFRNKPYPVRVKVEYYSKILTVFVNNGLTNNKDDFELCLRQENVNLPESAYFGVTAATGGLADDHDVLAFLTHSLHNKEDQPANQVPEQDRQKYEKEFDEYYKELETARENFQKQHPGKQPGEFDSMFEAQEDRELRMIFDGQNEMHNTLKELNRKLDELMGRQEMVLSRVSQLTGGNVQVAQGGAAPPLTMDTIKRHEVDQVMNNQMQIMNDARDIKQVVYDVQQRAGQIQGSMSTGGGAQVGGGIPQDIQSIIYKLQENMNFVRSDLANVANRPQGQMNCPEVQSSCVSPMLFFLAIGLQLFFIVGYMVYRSNKEAQAKKFY comes from the exons ATGCTGTCTGTTCTGGCTGTGTTGTTTTCCGTGGTTTTTTTAACTAATGGGGCCCAATTGAAGCCCAGGTTTGAATATAAGTACAGTTTCAAGGGCCCTCATCTCGTGCAGAGCAACAAAAGCATTCCTTTTTGGGATTACGGCGGGG ATGCTATTGCTGGTGATGACAATATCCGATTAGCCCCGTCAATCAGGAGCAAACGAG GATGGGTGTGGACCAATCAAAAGACCAACTTCAACCAGTGGTCCATCGAGTGTGTGTTCAAGGTCACGGGTAGAGGCAGAGTTGGCGCCGATGGACtg gcAATCTGGTTCACAGAGGACAAGGGACAGGAGGGACCAGTTTTTGGGAACCAGGACATGTGGAGAGGGCTCGGCGTGTTCATGGACTCGTTTGATAATGACGGACAG CACAACAACCCTTATATCATGGCCATGGTCAACGACGGAACTCAACAGTACGACCACCAGAG CGACGGCTCCCAGCAACAGTTGGGCGGGTGTCTCCGGGACTTCAGAAACAAACCGTACCCAGTCAGGGTCAAGGTCGAATACTACAGCAAAATCCTCACG GTGTTTGTGAACAACGGTCTGACCAACAATAAAGACGACTTTGAGCTGTGTCTGAGGCAGGAGAATGTCAATCTACCAGAAAGTGCTTACTTCGGGGTCACCGCCGCCACTGGGGGTCTTGCCG atgaCCATGACGTTCTGGCTTTCCTCACTCACTCTCTACACAACAAGGAAGACCAG CCAGCCAATCAGGTACCAGAACAGGACAGACAGAAGTACGAGAAAGAATTTGATGAGTATTATAAGGAACTAGAGACAGCCAGAGAAAA CTTCCAGAAACAACATCCCGGTAAACAACCTGGAGAATTTGATTCCATG TTCGAGGCCCAGGAGGACCGCGAGTTGCGGATGATTTTTGACGGACAGAATGAGATGCACAACACTCTAAAGGAACTCAACAGGAAGTTAGACGAGCTGATGGGAAGACAGGAAATGGTGCTCTCCCGCGTTAGTCAGCTGACCGGCGGAAACGTGCAGGTTGCTCAG GGTGGAGCAGCCCCTCCCCTGACCATGGATACGATCAAGAGACACGAGGTCGATCAAGTGATGAACAACCAGATGCAGATAATGAACGACGCCAGGGACATCAA ACAGGTGGTCTATGACGTCCAGCAGAGGGCCGGCCAGATCCAAGGCAGCATGAGTACGGGGGGCGGGGCCCAGGTGGGCGGGGGAATCCCCCAGGACATCCAGAGCATCATCTACAAGCTTCAGGAGAACATGAACTTTGTGAGGTCGGACCTCGCCAACGTCGCAAACCGACCGCAG